A single window of Nicotiana tomentosiformis chromosome 1, ASM39032v3, whole genome shotgun sequence DNA harbors:
- the LOC104101509 gene encoding E3 ubiquitin-protein ligase RFI2 isoform X2, which translates to MGLDDVDLPDDGDGGGGGEDKASAVACSICLEAVTDNGDRSWAKLQCGHRFHLDCIGSAFNIKGQMQCPNCRKIEKGQWLYASGCRPLPEFNMDDLAHDEELYDLSYAEMSFGVHWCPFSGLTRVSSSFDEGDLSSSAYHDLLGQHAIFAEHTAVSSAAHPCPYVAYVGIHPSSSNSSGSITDGPNFNNHWNSPSVPSEMPAYAFPGMDVHYHSWDHHSSSFPVTSSRVGTADQSLIPSVTQRAARTNADIPRPGSFVPPFLVSHGSAARAGSSVASPMIPPYPGSAARTRDRVQALQAYFQQPSNSPAVRAPVMSATRRSSSHRGMAQVGGPVASSSDQAGGFYFYPSGSSGRNFQEAENPVSNRYWEREHLPAYPLTQVDRDPIWGPFHHTGVGSDTGSRSGSYRPRHGSERMPSQNRS; encoded by the exons ATGGGATTAGACGACGTGGATCTTCCGGACGACGGTGACGGAGGTGGTGGAGGTGAAGATAAGGCATCGGCGGTTGCGTGTTCGATTTGCCTAGAAGCTGTTACCGACAATGGAGATAGATCTTGGGCTAAACTCCAATGTGGCCATCGATTTCACCTCG ATTGCATTGGTTCCGCCTTTAACATCAAGGGACAAATGCAGTGTCCCAACTGTCGGAAAATTGAGAAAGGTCAATGGCTTTATGCTAGTGGTTGTCGTCCCCTACCTGAGTTCAACATGGATGATTTGGCCCATGATGAAGAGCTATATGATCTGAGCTACGCCGAAATG TCATTTGGAGTTCACTGGTGTCCTTTTAGTGGATTAACTCGGGTGTCATCGTCTTTTGA TGAAGGGGATCTTTCATCTAGTGCAT ATCATGATCTTCTCGGTCAGCATGCTATATTTGCTGAACACACCGCTGTATCATCTGCTGCTCATCCATGCCCATACGTTGCCTATGTTGGAATTCACCCATCATCCTCAAATTCGAGTGGAAGTATCACTGATGGTCCTAATTTCAACAATCATTGGAATAGTCCATCTGTTCCCAGTGAGATGCCCGCTTATGCTTTCCCAGGAATGGATGTGCATTATCATAGTTGGGACCATCATTCATCTTCTTTCCCTGTGACAAGCAGTCGTGTTGGTACTGCTGATCAGTCCTTGATTCCCTCTGTAACTCAGAGAGCTGCCAGAACCAATGCTGATATCCCAAGACCAGGATCTTTTGTCCCTCCATTCCTTGTTAGTCACGG TTCTGCTGCTAGAGCTGGAAGTTCAGTTGCCTCACCAATGATACCTCCTTATCCTGGAAGCGCAGCTCGGACCCGTGACCGTGTTCAGGCTCTTCAAGCATATTTTCAGCAACCAAGTAATTCACCAGCTGTACGTGCTCCTGTTATGTCTGCTACGAGACGATCCAGCAGTCATAGAGGGATGGCTCAAGTAGGAGGGCCAGTTGCCTCATCATCTGATCAGGCCGGTGGCTTCTACTTCTATCCTTCAGGTTCTTCAGGAAGAAACTTTCAAGAAGCAGAAAATCCTGTATCCAACAGATATTGGGAACGGGAACACTTGCCTGCCTACCCCTTGACTCAGGTTGACAGAGATCCTATTTGGGGACCCTTTCATCACACTGGTGTTGGGTCTGATACTGGTAGCCGATCTGGCAGCTACCGCCCGAGGCATGGATCTGAGAGGATGCCGTCCCAGAATCGGTCATAA
- the LOC104101509 gene encoding E3 ubiquitin-protein ligase RFI2 isoform X1: MGLDDVDLPDDGDGGGGGEDKASAVACSICLEAVTDNGDRSWAKLQCGHRFHLDCIGSAFNIKGQMQCPNCRKIEKGQWLYASGCRPLPEFNMDDLAHDEELYDLSYAEMSFGVHWCPFSGLTRVSSSFEVEEQVHTPPSFEHVSQLRLDQVQVGASEGDLSSSAYHDLLGQHAIFAEHTAVSSAAHPCPYVAYVGIHPSSSNSSGSITDGPNFNNHWNSPSVPSEMPAYAFPGMDVHYHSWDHHSSSFPVTSSRVGTADQSLIPSVTQRAARTNADIPRPGSFVPPFLVSHGSAARAGSSVASPMIPPYPGSAARTRDRVQALQAYFQQPSNSPAVRAPVMSATRRSSSHRGMAQVGGPVASSSDQAGGFYFYPSGSSGRNFQEAENPVSNRYWEREHLPAYPLTQVDRDPIWGPFHHTGVGSDTGSRSGSYRPRHGSERMPSQNRS, translated from the exons ATGGGATTAGACGACGTGGATCTTCCGGACGACGGTGACGGAGGTGGTGGAGGTGAAGATAAGGCATCGGCGGTTGCGTGTTCGATTTGCCTAGAAGCTGTTACCGACAATGGAGATAGATCTTGGGCTAAACTCCAATGTGGCCATCGATTTCACCTCG ATTGCATTGGTTCCGCCTTTAACATCAAGGGACAAATGCAGTGTCCCAACTGTCGGAAAATTGAGAAAGGTCAATGGCTTTATGCTAGTGGTTGTCGTCCCCTACCTGAGTTCAACATGGATGATTTGGCCCATGATGAAGAGCTATATGATCTGAGCTACGCCGAAATG TCATTTGGAGTTCACTGGTGTCCTTTTAGTGGATTAACTCGGGTGTCATCGTCTTTTGA GGTAGAGGAGCAAGTTCACACTCCTCCAAGTTTCGAACATGTGAGCCAACTAAGGCTGGACCAAGTTCAAGTGGGAGCAAG TGAAGGGGATCTTTCATCTAGTGCAT ATCATGATCTTCTCGGTCAGCATGCTATATTTGCTGAACACACCGCTGTATCATCTGCTGCTCATCCATGCCCATACGTTGCCTATGTTGGAATTCACCCATCATCCTCAAATTCGAGTGGAAGTATCACTGATGGTCCTAATTTCAACAATCATTGGAATAGTCCATCTGTTCCCAGTGAGATGCCCGCTTATGCTTTCCCAGGAATGGATGTGCATTATCATAGTTGGGACCATCATTCATCTTCTTTCCCTGTGACAAGCAGTCGTGTTGGTACTGCTGATCAGTCCTTGATTCCCTCTGTAACTCAGAGAGCTGCCAGAACCAATGCTGATATCCCAAGACCAGGATCTTTTGTCCCTCCATTCCTTGTTAGTCACGG TTCTGCTGCTAGAGCTGGAAGTTCAGTTGCCTCACCAATGATACCTCCTTATCCTGGAAGCGCAGCTCGGACCCGTGACCGTGTTCAGGCTCTTCAAGCATATTTTCAGCAACCAAGTAATTCACCAGCTGTACGTGCTCCTGTTATGTCTGCTACGAGACGATCCAGCAGTCATAGAGGGATGGCTCAAGTAGGAGGGCCAGTTGCCTCATCATCTGATCAGGCCGGTGGCTTCTACTTCTATCCTTCAGGTTCTTCAGGAAGAAACTTTCAAGAAGCAGAAAATCCTGTATCCAACAGATATTGGGAACGGGAACACTTGCCTGCCTACCCCTTGACTCAGGTTGACAGAGATCCTATTTGGGGACCCTTTCATCACACTGGTGTTGGGTCTGATACTGGTAGCCGATCTGGCAGCTACCGCCCGAGGCATGGATCTGAGAGGATGCCGTCCCAGAATCGGTCATAA